In a genomic window of Amblyomma americanum isolate KBUSLIRL-KWMA chromosome 4, ASM5285725v1, whole genome shotgun sequence:
- the LOC144128128 gene encoding uncharacterized protein LOC144128128, translated as MSSGGAAIAALAGRGNRLVADADKDYEIVLPTLPTGRVVFNTVFLHGDVRARPYRVEDFRDALANAGALPDVVALGAYQINHVWAVTLSSAEATKKLAALKELQVKGRRCIIFDPEDQQVKLRLHWMLHGVADEDIRTAFAAFGNVTEVTRERWRVQGMKEKGSTTRTVLLKLKPGMKVDDLPHQLRVAGELALVVVPGRPMQCLRCHGTGHVRRDCKVPRCSQCRRYGHTDADCVRTYASATGLGKANDTVELMDVAEAEEAATGTDEAGKPPSTLATCVSSEDSTKAADEPASQPPTVDCPRFANETSGNGACPTEPEDVEAKEPSEDIHEKSGARATSVTPPVTTPAKRPHDQTSPEGDKVVAPGVEEPPAKTAQSRRPKLRPRPNLSDDKRSGGKVLLEQADVLLPDDTGGNSGV; from the coding sequence atgagctccggcggagcggcgattgcggcccttgctggccgcggaaacaggcttGTTGCCGACGCAGATAAGGACTACGAGATTGTTCTGCCTACTCTgccaacaggacgtgttgtgtttaacacggtgtttctgcatggtgacgtgcgagcgaggccctaccgggtggaagattttcgggacgccctcgccaacgctggtgcgctccccgacgtcgtggcgttgggggcgtatcagataaatcatgtgtgggcggtgacgctcagcagtgctgaagccacgaaaaagcttgctgcattgaaggagctacaagtgaaaggacgccggtgcatcattttcgacccggaggatcagcaggttaagctgcgcctgcattggatgctgcacggtgtggctgacgaagacatcaggactgctttcgcggcgttcggaaacgtgacggaggtgacgcgggagcgttggcgcgtccaagggatgaaggagaaaggctcaaccaccaggaccgtgctactcaagttgaagcctggaatgaaggtggatgatttgccgcaccagttgcgagtagccggtgagctggccctcgtggttgtgcccgggcgaccgatgcagtgcttgcgttgtcacggcacgggccacgttcgccGAGATTGCAAGGTTCCCAGGTGTTCCCAGTGCAGGCGCTATGGACACACGGACGCGGACTGCGtccgtacctacgcgtcggctaccggtctcggaaaggcgaacgacaccgtggaactcatggacgtcgccgaggcggaggaagcagcGACTGGCACGGACGAGGCGGGCAAGCCGCCTTCGACGCTTGCCACGTGTGTGAGCTCCGAGGATAGCACCAAGGCGGCCGACGAACCAGCGAGCCAACCGCCGACGGTAGACTGCCCCCGCTTTGCTAACGAGACGTCAGGGAACGGGGCCTGCCCAACAGAGCCTGAGGACGTCGAGGCAAAAGAGCCGAGCGAGGACATCCACGAGAAGAGCGGCGCCCGTGCAACTAGCGTCACGCCCCCCGTCACCACACCGGCGAAGCGTCCCCACGACCAGACCAGCCCCGAAGGGGACAAGGTGGTAGCGCCCGGCGTCGAGGAACCCCCTGCAAAGACGGCTCAATCCCGGCGTCCGAAGTTACGGCCGCGCCCAAACCTTTCGGATGACAAGCGTTCCGGCGGCAAGGTACTCCTCGAGCAGGCCGATGTTCTTCTGCCGGATGATACCGGCGGCAACAGTGGCGTCTAG